A single genomic interval of Nostoc commune NIES-4072 harbors:
- a CDS encoding ATP-binding protein, whose product MWRLTRWALPRLWRFSYGDATRWSPTDRRSSQLQGYSIALLTVLLALLLTLLLWQLHRLNSIYPLFLAAVMVSSWYGGLNPGLLATFFSAIVCAYFLLLPFYSLSVAGFGALGLLQFVLVALLITLLNTALRQARSQAQMNARVAQQNYEHLRQIQDSLRQSEERYRLLIEGVTNYAIFMLDPNGNFTSWNIGSERILGYQEAEIIGQPFERIFSPEAIERGQPQQALSKAVTEGFSKENRWHLRKDGTFFWAHCVITPLRDENGNLRGFSKIMQDITERKQAEEEKEQLLLREQAARAVSEAAQSAAEAANRSKDEFLAIVSHELRTPMTAIIGWAGMLQTGALDEAKATLALETIERNANLQMQLIEDLLDISRIVRGEISLSIDLVDLVEVITSAIEVVQSLADAKDIQIETILDTSIEKISGDSDRLQQVVLNLLTNAIKFTPNDGRIKVQLSKEVGSGEEFSQPSILNYVQIQVSDTGKGISADFLPHVFERFCQADSSHTRSDKGLGLGLAIARHIIELHSGTIQAQSQGMGQGATFTVKLPV is encoded by the coding sequence ATGTGGAGATTAACGCGATGGGCTTTGCCCCGCCTTTGGCGATTCTCCTACGGAGACGCTACGCGATGGTCTCCGACCGACCGGAGGTCATCGCAGCTACAAGGTTATAGCATTGCATTATTAACGGTTTTACTAGCTTTACTGCTGACACTGCTTCTATGGCAGCTACATAGGCTGAATTCCATTTATCCACTGTTTTTAGCTGCTGTCATGGTTAGTTCCTGGTATGGTGGCTTAAACCCAGGACTGTTAGCAACTTTTTTCTCTGCTATCGTCTGCGCCTACTTCCTTTTACTCCCTTTCTATTCTTTGTCTGTTGCTGGGTTTGGTGCGTTGGGGTTGCTTCAGTTTGTGCTAGTAGCATTGTTGATTACCTTACTTAACACTGCACTACGTCAGGCGCGATCGCAAGCTCAAATGAATGCGCGAGTAGCCCAACAAAATTACGAGCATCTACGTCAAATTCAAGACAGTCTGCGTCAGAGTGAAGAACGTTATCGGTTGCTAATAGAAGGAGTAACTAATTACGCAATTTTTATGTTAGATCCAAACGGTAACTTTACTAGCTGGAACATTGGATCTGAACGTATTTTAGGCTATCAAGAAGCAGAAATTATTGGTCAACCTTTTGAGCGCATTTTTTCACCAGAAGCAATTGAGCGCGGACAACCACAACAAGCATTGAGCAAAGCCGTAACTGAAGGTTTTTCTAAAGAAAATCGTTGGCATCTCCGCAAAGATGGGACATTTTTTTGGGCGCATTGTGTAATCACACCTTTACGAGATGAAAATGGAAATCTGCGCGGATTCTCTAAAATTATGCAAGATATTACTGAGCGCAAACAAGCAGAAGAAGAAAAAGAGCAATTGCTGCTGCGAGAACAAGCTGCACGCGCTGTTAGCGAAGCGGCGCAAAGTGCAGCAGAAGCTGCAAACCGTTCCAAGGATGAATTTTTAGCCATAGTTTCCCATGAATTACGTACCCCCATGACTGCAATTATTGGTTGGGCGGGGATGTTGCAAACGGGTGCGCTAGATGAAGCTAAAGCAACTCTTGCACTTGAGACAATTGAACGCAATGCTAATTTGCAAATGCAACTTATTGAAGACCTACTTGATATTTCGCGTATTGTTAGAGGAGAAATTTCACTCTCGATTGATTTGGTAGATTTAGTAGAAGTAATTACATCTGCGATCGAGGTTGTACAATCATTGGCAGATGCAAAGGATATTCAAATTGAAACTATACTTGACACTTCAATAGAAAAAATTTCGGGTGACTCAGATCGTTTGCAACAAGTTGTGTTAAATTTACTCACCAATGCAATTAAATTTACACCCAACGATGGACGAATTAAGGTGCAGTTGTCAAAGGAAGTAGGAAGTGGGGAAGAATTTTCCCAACCCTCAATTCTTAACTATGTTCAAATTCAAGTCAGTGATACGGGTAAGGGTATCAGTGCTGACTTTCTACCTCATGTATTTGAGCGCTTTTGCCAAGCAGATAGTAGTCATACTCGGTCAGATAAAGGACTAGGTTTAGGGCTAGCGATCGCCCGTCATATAATAGAACTGCATAGTGGCACAATCCAAGCCCAGAGCCAAGGAATGGGTCAAGGAGCGACATTTACAGTCAAATTGCCCGTTTGA
- a CDS encoding DUF3611 family protein gives MIDNLESLSHPPSKQKFAATLRLVSQISFWVQLVLGGISGIAVLLACFSRNITTQTSNAGIGFGIFLAIVGILLLCFRVYWALRYRKMAKLLQTPNSQNHPKKEDVIQNLRIGLLVSLVGLLIAFIASETTVAIILGKAVAQPQGVAIYQAENVIRSLDIFVMFANINMIGAHFFGGVTSLGLLYWLEE, from the coding sequence ATGATAGATAATTTAGAATCACTTTCACATCCACCAAGCAAACAAAAATTTGCTGCTACATTGCGTTTAGTAAGTCAAATTAGTTTTTGGGTACAGTTAGTACTTGGTGGTATTTCTGGCATTGCTGTATTGTTGGCGTGTTTTAGCCGTAACATTACTACTCAGACAAGCAATGCAGGTATAGGCTTTGGGATATTTTTAGCTATTGTTGGTATTTTATTGCTGTGCTTTCGGGTCTATTGGGCTTTGCGTTATCGAAAAATGGCTAAACTTTTACAAACGCCAAATTCTCAAAATCATCCCAAAAAGGAAGATGTAATTCAAAATTTACGAATTGGATTGCTGGTGAGTTTGGTAGGGTTATTAATAGCTTTTATTGCTTCGGAAACGACAGTTGCAATTATATTGGGTAAAGCTGTAGCACAGCCTCAAGGTGTTGCAATTTATCAAGCAGAAAATGTCATTCGTTCGCTAGATATTTTTGTAATGTTTGCAAACATTAATATGATTGGCGCTCACTTTTTTGGAGGAGTTACTTCTCTTGGCCTACTCTATTGGTTAGAAGAGTAA
- a CDS encoding SCP2 sterol-binding domain-containing protein, with the protein MAKFDNHPTVRWWREQSTNNPKTSTVALNSDSLRSLCLDAGADDVGFVEIYRPAIADQHAEILAVFPPTKTLISFVCCMNRENVRTPARSIANLEFHANYDHADEVARNLVKAFAQIGVRALNPSVAFPMEMDRYPDKKAWVISHKPVAVEAGLGHIGIHRNVIHPKFGNFIALGTVLIDTEVTEYAHPIDYNPCIECKLCVAACPVGAIGADGSFSFSACYTHNYREFMGGFTDWTETIADSKSASDYRKKVSASESASMWQSLSFKPNYKAAYCIAACPAGEDVIAPFLSDRKAFIKDVVKPLQDKTETIYVVPGSDAENYVAKHFPNKTVKLVSSGIRPQSIQGFLFGLPLLFQRNQSEGLSAIYHFTFTGSESRRATVTIQNKMVRVQEGHLGKADISVTADSKTWLGFLGKEQNLIWALLRCKIRVSGSLKLLQAFGKCFPA; encoded by the coding sequence ATGGCTAAATTTGATAACCATCCTACCGTGAGATGGTGGCGTGAGCAGTCTACAAACAACCCAAAAACAAGCACAGTCGCTTTGAATTCTGATTCACTCCGATCGCTTTGTTTGGATGCGGGTGCTGATGATGTAGGATTTGTGGAAATTTATCGACCCGCGATCGCCGACCAACATGCCGAAATTCTGGCAGTATTTCCACCCACCAAAACATTGATTAGCTTTGTCTGCTGCATGAATCGGGAAAACGTTCGCACTCCAGCGCGATCAATCGCTAATCTGGAATTTCATGCCAATTACGACCATGCAGATGAAGTAGCTCGAAACCTCGTCAAAGCATTCGCGCAGATTGGTGTCCGAGCCTTGAATCCGTCAGTGGCATTCCCAATGGAAATGGATCGTTATCCAGACAAAAAAGCCTGGGTTATATCTCATAAACCTGTGGCTGTTGAAGCAGGATTAGGACACATAGGAATTCATCGAAATGTGATTCATCCCAAGTTTGGTAATTTCATTGCCCTCGGTACAGTTTTAATCGATACAGAAGTAACTGAGTACGCCCACCCGATCGATTACAATCCCTGCATTGAGTGCAAATTGTGTGTTGCGGCTTGTCCTGTAGGCGCGATCGGGGCTGACGGTAGCTTTAGTTTTTCAGCTTGTTACACTCATAATTACCGCGAGTTCATGGGCGGATTCACAGATTGGACAGAGACGATCGCTGACAGCAAAAGTGCTAGTGATTATCGAAAAAAAGTCAGTGCTTCTGAGTCAGCCTCAATGTGGCAAAGCTTGTCTTTCAAGCCGAACTACAAAGCAGCTTACTGTATTGCGGCATGTCCGGCGGGAGAAGATGTAATTGCTCCATTCTTGAGCGATCGCAAAGCATTTATTAAAGATGTGGTCAAGCCATTGCAGGACAAAACCGAAACCATCTATGTGGTGCCGGGATCGGATGCCGAAAACTATGTTGCCAAACATTTTCCCAATAAAACGGTGAAGCTTGTGAGCAGTGGCATTCGTCCTCAATCGATTCAAGGATTTCTCTTTGGATTACCATTGTTATTTCAACGCAATCAGTCAGAGGGATTGAGTGCAATTTACCATTTCACATTCACTGGCTCTGAGTCTCGTCGTGCAACAGTGACAATTCAAAATAAAATGGTACGAGTTCAAGAAGGACATCTTGGGAAAGCAGATATTTCTGTCACCGCAGATAGCAAAACTTGGCTGGGTTTTCTTGGCAAGGAACAAAACCTAATTTGGGCATTGCTGCGGTGTAAAATTCGGGTTAGTGGTTCTCTTAAACTACTTCAGGCATTTGGTAAATGTTTTCCTGCCTGA
- a CDS encoding response regulator, whose translation MTSKQILVIDDEDDIRQLIQTCLEIMGGWKVLTATSGNQGLLLAQSSQPDAILLDVMMPDMDGLTTFEKLQANQITKHIPVILLTARGRTNNERLFKDIDVKGIISKPFNPQKLAIQVAAALS comes from the coding sequence ATGACCTCTAAGCAAATCTTAGTTATTGATGATGAAGATGACATCCGTCAATTGATTCAGACTTGTCTAGAAATTATGGGCGGCTGGAAGGTGTTAACTGCTACTTCAGGTAATCAAGGATTACTCTTAGCTCAATCATCTCAACCCGATGCTATCCTTTTGGACGTAATGATGCCCGATATGGATGGTTTGACAACTTTTGAGAAACTACAAGCTAATCAAATAACTAAACATATACCTGTGATTTTACTTACAGCTAGAGGACGCACTAATAACGAACGTTTATTCAAAGATATAGATGTCAAAGGCATAATTAGTAAACCATTTAATCCTCAGAAACTAGCTATTCAAGTAGCAGCAGCCTTGAGCTAA
- a CDS encoding peptidoglycan-binding domain-containing protein, translating into MNIRLMRLIILPLGLISVLLLEMLPFSFARVTAQANNNTSIQRRLSKYSPVKAPFLTPASRGQPVRDVQAALQSLGFYNGSIDGIYGPRTTRAVVAFQRSHRIVGDGRVGALTWQALRSNIAPVRRRF; encoded by the coding sequence ATGAATATTCGATTGATGCGCTTAATAATTTTACCATTGGGCTTAATCTCTGTATTGCTTTTGGAGATGTTACCCTTTAGTTTTGCACGTGTTACAGCACAGGCGAATAATAATACCTCAATTCAACGTAGACTTTCAAAATACTCTCCTGTGAAAGCTCCCTTTCTTACACCTGCATCTCGTGGACAGCCGGTGAGAGATGTGCAAGCTGCCTTGCAATCGCTAGGATTTTATAACGGATCTATTGATGGTATCTATGGCCCTAGAACCACTAGAGCAGTAGTAGCATTTCAGCGATCGCACAGAATAGTTGGTGATGGTAGAGTAGGAGCGCTGACGTGGCAAGCTTTACGCAGTAATATAGCACCCGTGCGTCGTCGTTTCTAA
- a CDS encoding Uma2 family endonuclease, translating into MSQTQSELKLLTFDEFIEWYPENSEVRYELHDGVIVEMPKSKGEHSDLAGFLIEELLFTIREMGKRGIWTIPKESIIKPYRDKSGYEPDIIVLNQETIDTETRWKKESVIHNASSVKLIVEVVSTNWQDDYYDKLRDYEAMGIPEYWIVDYAALGGRVFIGSPKVPTIFVCELIDGEYQMTPFRGTNLIVSPTFLQLNLTAQQVFDSVI; encoded by the coding sequence ATGAGTCAAACACAATCGGAACTAAAGCTACTGACCTTCGATGAATTTATCGAATGGTATCCAGAAAACTCAGAAGTACGTTACGAATTACATGATGGGGTGATTGTGGAGATGCCAAAGTCTAAAGGGGAGCATTCTGATTTGGCTGGTTTTTTGATTGAAGAATTACTGTTCACAATTAGAGAGATGGGTAAACGCGGTATCTGGACTATACCAAAAGAATCCATTATTAAACCATACCGAGATAAATCAGGGTACGAACCGGATATTATTGTTTTAAATCAAGAAACTATCGATACTGAAACGCGCTGGAAGAAAGAATCAGTTATCCATAATGCTAGTTCGGTCAAACTAATAGTTGAAGTAGTGTCAACCAACTGGCAGGATGATTATTATGATAAGCTTCGTGACTATGAAGCTATGGGTATACCTGAATATTGGATTGTGGATTATGCAGCTTTGGGTGGACGTGTATTTATTGGTAGTCCCAAAGTTCCGACTATTTTTGTCTGTGAACTTATTGATGGTGAATATCAAATGACACCCTTTAGAGGAACAAACCTTATAGTGTCTCCTACTTTTTTGCAGTTGAATCTAACCGCACAACAAGTTTTTGACTCGGTGATTTAA
- a CDS encoding Mov34/MPN/PAD-1 family protein: MIRLSQQHLQTIRTHAESTYPEECCGMILGYLADGGKIVVKVIPTENAWNTEAAAEFAGEYTTDSKRRQYTIAPEVMLKTQREARNKSLNIIGIFHSHPDHPAIPSECDRLYAWQGYSYIIVSVQNGKAGELLSWSLDDTHHFQAEAIENII; encoded by the coding sequence ATGATCCGACTTAGCCAACAACACTTGCAAACTATCCGCACCCATGCAGAAAGCACCTATCCAGAAGAGTGCTGTGGTATGATTTTGGGCTATTTGGCTGATGGGGGTAAAATTGTGGTAAAAGTCATACCAACAGAAAATGCCTGGAATACAGAAGCGGCGGCTGAGTTTGCAGGGGAATACACAACAGATAGTAAAAGACGGCAATACACGATCGCACCCGAAGTTATGTTAAAAACACAAAGGGAAGCACGCAATAAATCGCTCAACATTATTGGCATTTTTCACTCCCACCCAGATCATCCTGCTATCCCTTCAGAATGCGATCGCCTATACGCTTGGCAAGGATACTCGTATATAATAGTTTCCGTTCAAAACGGCAAAGCTGGCGAACTCCTAAGCTGGAGCCTTGATGATACTCATCATTTCCAAGCAGAGGCTATTGAAAATATAATTTAA
- a CDS encoding Na+/H+ antiporter produces MALDSTTGEVVIAEQLKQFLLVLSVSLGVATLPQIFSWLRRIPYTLLLVIVGLGLAFVNVRLINLSPELILMIFLPPLLFEAAWNLKWSDLKRDLLPICLYAIVGVIISIAGVAFGLYQFAGLELSIALLVGASLSATDPVSVTALFRELGASKRLRTLMEGESLFNDGMAVVAFGLLVALPLGNAKLDLQSAIFEFFQVVGIGISVGGLIGFGISYLTQRFDLPLVEQSLTLVSAYSTYLITEYLGGSGVIGVVTTALILGNFGSRIGMNPRTRIIVTEFWEFLAFFVNSIVFLLIGDQIRFAVLGDNLKSIAVTIVAMIVARAVSIYALSSLSNWLAKSEIPLSEQTVLTWGGLRGSVSIALALSVPAILPQREEIIATVFGVVLFTLLVQGLTIQPLLEKLQLLGSQPLRQQYTEAIARQVALQRALEYLETAQNRPGIEPEFYRYQKTLLASEITCLQEEIDKLLDEYPNLQEFSTEELRGELLAIEADTYAEFVRAGKLNKELSPFLQTNHEGANGKE; encoded by the coding sequence ATGGCATTAGATTCTACCACGGGTGAAGTCGTAATTGCAGAACAACTCAAGCAATTTTTACTAGTACTATCTGTCTCATTGGGTGTTGCTACACTACCACAAATTTTTAGTTGGTTGCGCCGCATTCCTTATACACTATTGCTGGTCATAGTGGGATTAGGATTAGCATTCGTGAATGTGCGATTGATTAATCTCTCTCCTGAATTGATTCTAATGATTTTCTTACCGCCACTGCTGTTTGAAGCTGCTTGGAATTTGAAATGGTCAGACTTAAAGCGGGATTTGTTACCGATTTGTCTGTATGCAATAGTTGGGGTAATAATTTCTATCGCTGGAGTAGCATTCGGTCTTTATCAATTCGCTGGACTTGAACTTAGCATTGCTCTATTAGTTGGAGCTAGTCTATCAGCAACCGATCCAGTTTCGGTAACGGCTCTATTTCGGGAACTAGGAGCAAGCAAACGTCTAAGAACGCTGATGGAAGGAGAAAGTTTATTTAATGATGGCATGGCGGTTGTGGCTTTTGGCTTATTAGTTGCTCTGCCGTTAGGTAATGCCAAACTTGATTTACAGTCTGCAATATTCGAATTTTTTCAAGTAGTAGGCATTGGTATCAGCGTTGGAGGACTAATTGGGTTTGGTATTTCCTATCTAACCCAACGTTTCGACTTACCATTAGTAGAACAATCCCTTACCCTGGTTTCTGCCTACAGCACTTACCTAATTACAGAATATTTAGGTGGTTCTGGAGTGATTGGAGTTGTCACCACAGCTTTAATTTTAGGCAACTTTGGCTCGCGCATCGGCATGAACCCGCGCACGCGGATCATTGTGACTGAATTTTGGGAATTTCTTGCTTTTTTTGTAAATTCGATTGTTTTTCTCTTAATTGGCGATCAAATTCGCTTTGCTGTCTTAGGAGATAACCTAAAAAGTATTGCAGTCACAATTGTGGCGATGATTGTGGCACGGGCAGTATCTATTTATGCTTTAAGTAGTCTTAGCAACTGGTTAGCTAAATCCGAAATTCCTTTATCTGAACAAACTGTATTGACGTGGGGTGGGCTACGCGGCTCTGTCTCCATTGCCCTGGCTTTGAGTGTACCAGCCATACTCCCGCAAAGGGAAGAAATTATTGCCACTGTATTTGGAGTAGTTTTATTTACCCTGTTAGTACAGGGCTTAACCATCCAACCATTATTAGAAAAACTCCAACTTTTAGGTTCGCAACCGCTACGTCAACAATACACCGAAGCAATTGCCCGTCAAGTTGCTCTCCAACGGGCGCTGGAATATTTAGAAACAGCACAAAACCGTCCGGGAATTGAGCCAGAGTTTTATCGCTACCAGAAGACGCTGCTTGCAAGTGAAATTACTTGTTTGCAAGAAGAAATTGACAAGTTACTTGATGAATACCCAAATTTGCAAGAATTTTCAACCGAAGAACTGCGAGGGGAACTGCTGGCAATTGAAGCTGATACTTATGCTGAGTTTGTCCGCGCTGGTAAGTTAAATAAAGAACTGTCACCTTTTTTGCAAACAAACCATGAGGGAGCAAATGGGAAGGAATAA
- a CDS encoding methyltransferase family protein: MKEDISDNPGVIAFPPALYAGTLLIGLVLSFVFPIDFLSRSVALVLGVLAIICAGLIGTSAFRTMNRAQTEVNPSRPTTAIVSDGVFRLSRNPIYLSLTLLYIGIALLLGALWALLLLLPLLVIVQIGVVQREESYLERKFGDEYLRYKARVRRWV; encoded by the coding sequence ATGAAAGAGGACATATCGGATAATCCTGGAGTAATTGCTTTTCCGCCAGCACTTTATGCTGGAACATTATTAATCGGATTAGTACTTAGTTTCGTGTTTCCAATCGACTTTTTATCGCGATCGGTAGCACTAGTTTTGGGAGTATTAGCAATTATTTGCGCGGGTTTGATAGGAACTTCAGCTTTTCGGACGATGAATCGCGCACAGACAGAGGTTAACCCTTCACGTCCGACAACAGCGATCGTTTCGGACGGAGTTTTTAGGTTAAGTCGCAACCCAATTTATTTGTCTCTGACTCTGCTTTACATCGGCATCGCGTTGCTATTGGGTGCGCTCTGGGCATTGTTACTATTATTGCCCCTTTTAGTTATTGTGCAAATCGGGGTTGTTCAGCGCGAAGAGAGTTACTTGGAGCGTAAATTTGGCGATGAATACTTACGGTACAAGGCACGAGTGCGTCGCTGGGTATAA
- a CDS encoding response regulator, with the protein MRILLVEDDDLLAQAVATALTKQNYVVDIAADGEAGWELISVCNYDLILLDVILPKLDGISLCRQLRQSGHQMLILLLTAKDTKTDKVIGLDAGADDYVVKPFDFQELSARIRALLRRGNTSLPPILEWGSLRLDPSTCEVTYADIVLNLTAKEFSLLDLFLRNNQRIFSRSAIVDQLWSAEKDPPEENTIKSHIKSLRQKLKAAGANYDFIETVYGMGYRLKALSNEQKCQKDQQETDLKQQKTLLAAIAQQRENFKVKVDSRITVLNLAADALRKGTLDVELRQKAEQEAHKLAGSLGSFGFPKGSLLANEIEDVFQNQKYISQAKCFYLDKLLIKLQRELEKAPVEQIQNLLLVISNDRQVVEELIKEAENQELQVKIATNLTTARNIIPSLNPDVVLLDLDIDKDSLKLLRELSQRSATLGGTPSPLPEIPVLVFTERNNFSYRVEVARAGGRAFLQKSMPPSQILESVSQILQQTCITEARVMIVDDDSQTLTFIQQSLEPLGLTLKTLEDSRYFWDNLTEFSPDLLILDVEMPNINGIEICQVVRNDPYWKSLPVLFLVDNLNTDIVEQIFAIGADDCISKTAKNSQLITRVLNLVKRI; encoded by the coding sequence ATGAGAATTCTGTTGGTTGAAGACGATGATTTGCTTGCTCAAGCTGTAGCTACAGCTCTTACCAAACAAAATTATGTGGTTGATATTGCTGCTGATGGTGAAGCTGGTTGGGAATTGATAAGTGTTTGTAACTATGACCTGATTTTGCTAGATGTGATTCTGCCAAAGCTGGATGGTATCAGTCTTTGTCGGCAATTACGCCAGTCAGGACATCAAATGCTGATTCTGCTTTTGACAGCAAAAGATACTAAAACAGATAAAGTTATCGGTTTAGATGCCGGAGCAGACGATTATGTAGTCAAACCATTTGACTTTCAAGAGTTATCAGCTCGGATTCGTGCTTTACTGCGTCGGGGAAATACTTCTTTACCTCCTATTTTGGAATGGGGAAGCTTGCGTCTCGATCCTAGTACTTGTGAGGTAACTTATGCAGATATTGTACTAAATTTAACGGCAAAAGAATTTAGTCTTTTAGACCTGTTTTTACGCAACAACCAGCGCATCTTTAGCCGGAGTGCAATTGTAGATCAACTTTGGAGTGCTGAAAAAGATCCACCTGAAGAAAATACGATTAAATCTCATATCAAAAGTTTAAGACAGAAGCTAAAAGCAGCAGGTGCTAACTATGATTTTATAGAAACTGTTTATGGAATGGGTTATCGTTTAAAAGCTCTATCGAATGAACAAAAATGTCAGAAAGATCAGCAGGAAACAGATTTAAAACAACAGAAAACTCTCCTAGCAGCCATTGCTCAACAACGGGAAAATTTTAAAGTTAAGGTTGATTCGCGCATTACAGTATTGAACTTAGCTGCTGATGCTTTAAGAAAAGGTACACTTGATGTTGAACTAAGGCAAAAAGCAGAGCAAGAAGCTCACAAGCTAGCTGGTTCTTTGGGTAGTTTTGGCTTTCCCAAAGGCTCGTTATTAGCTAATGAAATAGAAGATGTATTTCAAAATCAAAAATATATTAGCCAAGCTAAATGTTTTTATTTAGATAAGCTTTTGATTAAGTTGCAACGAGAACTAGAAAAAGCTCCAGTTGAACAAATACAAAATTTACTATTAGTAATTAGCAACGATCGCCAAGTAGTAGAGGAATTGATAAAGGAAGCTGAAAATCAGGAACTACAAGTTAAAATTGCTACTAATCTCACTACAGCCAGAAATATAATTCCATCTTTAAATCCCGATGTGGTGCTACTGGATCTTGATATTGACAAAGATAGCTTGAAGTTATTAAGAGAATTATCGCAGCGATCAGCTACGCTGGGCGGAACGCCATCGCCACTGCCAGAAATACCAGTGTTAGTTTTTACAGAGCGAAATAATTTTAGCTATCGCGTTGAGGTTGCACGAGCTGGCGGACGTGCTTTTTTACAAAAATCTATGCCTCCTAGCCAAATTTTAGAGTCAGTCAGTCAAATATTACAACAAACTTGTATTACCGAAGCAAGAGTAATGATTGTAGACGACGATTCACAGACATTAACTTTTATACAACAATCTTTAGAACCATTAGGACTGACTCTAAAAACTCTTGAAGACTCACGATATTTTTGGGATAATCTGACAGAATTTTCTCCAGATTTGCTAATTTTAGATGTGGAAATGCCTAATATCAATGGCATTGAAATTTGTCAGGTAGTACGTAACGATCCATACTGGAAATCTCTACCAGTACTTTTTCTGGTTGATAATTTAAACACAGATATTGTTGAGCAAATATTTGCGATCGGTGCTGATGATTGTATAAGCAAAACTGCTAAAAACTCACAACTAATTACTCGTGTATTGAATCTTGTAAAGCGAATCTAA
- a CDS encoding MarR family winged helix-turn-helix transcriptional regulator, with amino-acid sequence MDKHTNPINTDLLDQVAWACACFNIRKASRVMTQHFDEVLKPSGLLVTQFTILAAVAIAKSATINELAEMLVMDRTTLTRNLKPLEREGWLKSKPGQDQRTRIIALTEAGEAVLAKALPLWKQAQSMVEEVLGQQRWNTLLAHLVEATALLR; translated from the coding sequence ATGGATAAACACACTAACCCAATCAATACCGATCTTCTAGATCAAGTGGCTTGGGCGTGCGCCTGTTTCAATATCCGAAAGGCTTCTCGTGTTATGACACAACACTTTGATGAAGTACTCAAGCCGAGCGGATTGCTAGTGACTCAGTTCACCATTCTGGCTGCTGTAGCGATCGCAAAATCAGCCACAATCAACGAGTTAGCGGAGATGCTAGTAATGGATCGCACGACCTTAACCAGGAATCTCAAGCCCCTTGAACGCGAAGGATGGTTAAAATCCAAACCTGGACAAGACCAGCGAACTCGTATCATTGCCTTGACCGAAGCCGGAGAAGCTGTCTTAGCGAAAGCTTTACCATTGTGGAAACAAGCTCAAAGCATGGTTGAGGAAGTGCTTGGACAGCAACGATGGAACACTTTGCTGGCACATTTAGTGGAAGCAACAGCACTCTTGCGTTAA